Proteins from a single region of Aerococcus viridans:
- the prmC gene encoding peptide chain release factor N(5)-glutamine methyltransferase, which produces MINQTYLEVQVWASSFLEENNQEAEIAYHLLLDLADFSVSDWALKRKDIMPLNLKEAYQAAIEKVAKENYPWQYIVGKAWFYGETFKVSPATLIPRQETEDLVSYVADLIKKEHIAQDARVLDIGTGTGIIAITLKQRFPNLQVTATDISPDALDIARENAADKEAVIDFQLGDLFEPVLGQEFDLIISNPPYISSDETDVMSKSTVLYEPDLALFAEENGYQIYWRLFDQIHDYLAKPGYFIGEFGYQQGQSLLTGAKDRLRMTDAEVNIIQDYAGNDRILVIQNPYNTTI; this is translated from the coding sequence ATGATTAATCAAACGTATTTAGAGGTCCAGGTTTGGGCCTCTTCTTTTTTAGAAGAAAATAACCAAGAGGCTGAAATTGCTTATCATCTCTTGCTTGATCTAGCCGATTTTTCAGTGTCAGATTGGGCCCTTAAACGTAAGGACATCATGCCTCTTAACCTGAAAGAAGCCTATCAAGCGGCTATTGAGAAGGTGGCTAAAGAAAACTATCCTTGGCAGTATATTGTCGGGAAAGCTTGGTTTTACGGTGAAACTTTCAAGGTTTCACCAGCTACCTTAATTCCTAGACAAGAAACAGAAGATTTGGTGTCTTATGTGGCCGATTTAATCAAAAAAGAACATATCGCGCAAGATGCACGGGTTCTTGATATTGGTACCGGTACGGGAATTATTGCTATTACTTTGAAACAGCGGTTTCCTAATCTACAAGTCACAGCGACAGATATTTCACCAGATGCTTTAGATATTGCCCGTGAAAATGCCGCGGATAAAGAAGCCGTTATTGATTTTCAACTTGGTGATTTATTTGAACCAGTTCTTGGCCAAGAATTTGATTTAATCATTTCAAACCCACCTTATATCAGTTCAGATGAAACGGATGTGATGTCCAAATCAACGGTCTTATATGAACCAGATTTAGCCCTTTTTGCAGAGGAAAATGGCTATCAAATTTATTGGCGCTTATTCGACCAAATCCATGATTATTTGGCTAAGCCGGGTTACTTTATTGGGGAATTTGGTTACCAACAAGGGCAATCCTTGCTTACTGGCGCTAAAGACCGCCTGCGAATGACGGACGCCGAGGTAAACATTATCCAAGATTATGCGGGCAATGACCGAATTCTAGTCATCCAAAATCCATATAATACAACAATCTAA
- a CDS encoding type 1 glutamine amidotransferase has translation MEQTLKIAHLYGNLMNTYGDNGNLLMLQHAAKAQNVNVETQLVSIGDEFDPSQFDLVFFGGGQDYEQKIVARDIQSKKEALTQFIENDGVTIGICGGFQLLGKYYINAAGDRLEGIGALDHYTLNQDNNRFIGDIVIENDRFGQTYYGYENHNGRTFLGENTQPLGKVVTGFGNNGEDQTEGVMYKNTFGSYFHGPLLVRNEQLTNEIIGLAIKNMKARLARENQSA, from the coding sequence ATGGAACAAACTTTAAAAATTGCCCATTTATATGGGAACCTAATGAATACATATGGTGATAACGGTAACTTGTTGATGTTACAACATGCAGCGAAAGCACAAAACGTCAATGTCGAAACCCAATTAGTTTCTATCGGTGATGAATTTGACCCTAGCCAATTTGACCTTGTCTTCTTCGGTGGTGGCCAGGACTATGAACAAAAAATTGTAGCCCGTGACATCCAGTCAAAAAAAGAAGCTTTAACCCAGTTTATTGAAAACGACGGTGTAACAATTGGTATCTGCGGTGGATTTCAATTACTTGGAAAGTACTACATCAATGCGGCTGGCGATCGGTTAGAAGGTATTGGTGCCTTAGACCACTACACATTAAATCAAGACAATAACCGCTTTATTGGTGACATCGTCATTGAAAATGACCGTTTTGGCCAGACTTACTACGGCTATGAAAACCATAACGGCCGGACCTTTTTAGGGGAAAATACTCAACCCTTAGGTAAAGTGGTTACTGGTTTTGGTAACAACGGTGAAGACCAAACTGAAGGTGTTATGTATAAAAATACTTTTGGCTCTTACTTCCACGGTCCTTTATTAGTACGTAACGAACAATTAACCAATGAAATCATTGGATTAGCCATTAAAAATATGAAAGCCAGATTAGCAAGAGAAAACCAGTCAGCTTAA
- the glyA gene encoding serine hydroxymethyltransferase produces MSNDIIFDLLDEEMDRQQHGIELIASENWVSEDVRRAQGSIATNKYAEGYPGKRYYGGCEVVDKIETLAIDRAKELFGAAYANVQPHSGSQANMAVYDAFLEPGDLVLGMNLTDGGHLTHGSKVNFSGKKYNFIAYNVTNDEEYIDYAEIDRLAKEHQPKLIVAGASAYARTIDFEKIAETAKAVGAYFMVDMAHIAGLVAAGLHPNPIPYADVVTSTTHKTLRGPRGGLILTANADYGKKLNSAIFPGIQGGPLEHVIAAKAVAFGEALQDDFKDYQAQIIKNAKAFEKVFNEEGIPMVSGGTDNHLLLLKVIGFDVTGAEIETALDEVGITVNKNTIPNETLSPFKTSGIRIGTPAITTRGFKEAESEQVARLIAKIIKNPQDEAVRADVRASVKALTEAIPLK; encoded by the coding sequence ATGAGTAACGACATTATTTTTGATTTATTAGATGAGGAAATGGACCGCCAACAACACGGAATTGAGTTGATCGCAAGCGAGAACTGGGTATCGGAGGATGTACGCCGTGCGCAAGGATCAATTGCAACCAATAAATACGCTGAAGGGTATCCGGGTAAACGTTACTACGGAGGCTGTGAAGTCGTGGATAAGATTGAAACATTGGCGATCGACCGCGCTAAGGAATTATTTGGTGCAGCATACGCAAATGTACAACCACATTCAGGCTCACAAGCCAACATGGCCGTATATGATGCTTTCTTAGAGCCAGGTGATTTGGTTTTAGGGATGAACTTAACTGATGGTGGGCATTTGACTCATGGGTCAAAAGTAAATTTCTCTGGTAAGAAATATAACTTTATTGCTTACAATGTCACAAACGATGAAGAATATATTGATTATGCTGAAATCGACCGTTTAGCCAAAGAACACCAACCTAAATTAATCGTTGCCGGTGCTTCAGCTTATGCGCGCACGATTGATTTTGAAAAAATTGCTGAAACTGCTAAAGCAGTTGGTGCATACTTTATGGTTGATATGGCTCACATTGCTGGTTTAGTTGCAGCGGGTCTACATCCAAATCCAATCCCTTATGCAGACGTTGTTACTTCTACAACGCATAAAACTTTACGTGGCCCTCGCGGTGGTTTAATCCTAACTGCTAACGCAGATTACGGTAAGAAATTAAACTCTGCTATTTTCCCTGGCATTCAAGGTGGACCTTTAGAGCACGTGATTGCTGCCAAAGCTGTTGCCTTCGGCGAAGCCTTACAAGACGACTTTAAAGACTACCAAGCACAAATCATCAAAAATGCCAAAGCCTTTGAAAAAGTCTTCAATGAAGAAGGCATTCCAATGGTATCTGGTGGAACAGATAACCACTTGTTATTACTAAAAGTCATCGGTTTTGACGTGACAGGTGCTGAAATTGAAACTGCCTTAGATGAAGTTGGGATTACTGTAAATAAAAATACTATTCCAAACGAAACTTTAAGCCCGTTTAAGACAAGTGGTATCCGTATTGGTACGCCAGCCATCACCACTCGTGGCTTTAAAGAAGCGGAGTCTGAACAAGTGGCTCGATTGATTGCTAAAATCATTAAAAACCCTCAAGATGAGGCTGTTCGTGCTGATGTTCGTGCATCTGTTAAAGCCTTAACTGAAGCAATTCCATTAAAATAA
- the upp gene encoding uracil phosphoribosyltransferase produces the protein MSKLVVIDHPLVQHKMAMLRDKDLGTKGFRELVNEITMFLGYEVTRDLSMEEIEIETPLVKTTQKVIAGKKLAIAPILRAGLGMVDGMLLLMPAAKVGHIGMFRDEETLQPQEYFFKMPQDIEEREVIVVDPMLATGGSAIMAIDSLVKRNFKAESIKFVCLVAAPEGVKALQDAYPEVDIFSAALDEKLNEDGYILPGLGDAGDRLFGTL, from the coding sequence ATGAGTAAATTAGTTGTAATTGATCACCCTTTAGTACAACACAAGATGGCTATGTTACGTGATAAAGATTTAGGGACTAAAGGTTTCCGTGAATTGGTAAATGAAATTACAATGTTTCTTGGTTACGAGGTAACGCGTGATTTATCAATGGAAGAAATTGAAATTGAAACACCTTTAGTTAAAACAACCCAAAAAGTTATTGCTGGTAAAAAATTAGCTATTGCCCCAATTTTACGTGCTGGTTTAGGAATGGTTGATGGCATGCTATTATTGATGCCTGCAGCAAAAGTAGGTCACATTGGTATGTTCCGTGACGAAGAAACTTTACAACCACAAGAATACTTCTTCAAAATGCCTCAAGACATTGAAGAGCGTGAAGTAATCGTAGTAGACCCAATGTTAGCGACTGGTGGATCTGCCATCATGGCCATTGATTCTCTAGTGAAACGCAATTTTAAAGCAGAAAGCATTAAATTTGTATGTTTAGTTGCAGCGCCAGAAGGTGTTAAAGCTTTACAAGATGCTTACCCAGAAGTTGATATTTTTTCGGCTGCATTAGATGAGAAGTTAAACGAAGATGGCTACATCTTACCAGGTCTTGGTGACGCTGGTGACCGTCTATTTGGTACCTTATAA
- a CDS encoding L-threonylcarbamoyladenylate synthase has protein sequence MTKIIQASEIEEGAALLQDGQLVAFPTETVFGLGAIANNADAVKSVYAVKGRPSDNPLIVHIADPEDIFDYMIDDDPDRHDLIEKLTAQFWPGPLTLVVPVKPDTFPGVVTGGMDTVGIRLPDHGTTRALIRATGFPIVGPSANISGKPSPTQVAHVMHDFDGVIGGVVNAEPTRIGVESTVLDLTDSRGLIILRPGYITKSMLAEVVTDMPIYMGGTIANNAEEAPKAPGMKYIHYSPNQPVMAVSSDKMANVLADLSSQSIKVALATSENNFEKYKTSVASILSLGPTIETATQQLFAALRTFDDQENIQQIVVELYPDTEKNGAYRNRLIKASSTVVE, from the coding sequence ATGACAAAAATCATTCAAGCAAGTGAAATTGAAGAAGGCGCAGCCTTACTGCAGGATGGCCAATTAGTGGCTTTTCCAACTGAAACAGTCTTTGGTCTAGGGGCTATCGCCAACAATGCGGATGCTGTTAAATCAGTCTATGCAGTAAAAGGCCGTCCAAGCGATAATCCTTTGATTGTTCATATCGCTGATCCAGAAGATATTTTTGACTATATGATTGACGATGACCCGGATAGACATGACTTAATTGAAAAATTAACAGCACAATTTTGGCCAGGTCCTTTGACCCTGGTAGTACCTGTTAAACCAGATACCTTCCCAGGTGTCGTAACTGGTGGCATGGATACAGTAGGGATTCGCTTACCGGACCATGGAACGACGCGTGCTTTAATTCGCGCAACTGGCTTTCCAATCGTTGGCCCATCAGCTAACATTTCGGGTAAACCGAGTCCAACCCAAGTTGCTCATGTGATGCATGACTTTGATGGGGTCATTGGTGGCGTTGTGAATGCTGAACCAACTCGTATTGGGGTTGAATCTACTGTCTTAGATCTGACAGATTCAAGAGGCTTAATCATTTTGCGACCTGGATACATCACCAAATCCATGCTAGCTGAAGTGGTGACAGACATGCCAATATATATGGGCGGAACAATTGCTAATAACGCGGAAGAAGCGCCGAAAGCACCAGGTATGAAATATATTCACTATAGTCCTAACCAACCTGTGATGGCCGTTTCGTCTGACAAAATGGCGAATGTGCTAGCTGATTTATCTAGTCAATCGATCAAAGTGGCACTAGCAACTAGTGAAAATAATTTTGAAAAGTACAAAACGTCAGTTGCCTCGATTTTATCTCTGGGACCGACAATAGAAACTGCTACACAACAACTTTTCGCAGCTTTAAGAACGTTTGATGACCAAGAAAATATTCAACAAATTGTCGTAGAATTGTATCCTGATACAGAAAAAAATGGGGCATATCGCAATCGTTTGATCAAAGCGAGTTCAACCGTGGTAGAATAG
- the prfA gene encoding peptide chain release factor 1, protein MFTDQLDSFIARYAEVTELMSDPDVINDNQRFRAISKEEADLRPKVETFSHYKDVIQAIEDTEELLAESSDDEMTELAKEELKELKAERDNLEEEIKRLMIPSDPNDDKNIIMEIRGAAGGDEAQLFAGDLYEMYSRYATSQGWRVEVVESSSNDIGGFKEITLQIQGDNVYSKLKFESGAHRVQRVPDTESQGRVHTSTATVGVMPELEDIDFDLDDGDIRIDIYRASGAGGQHVNKTSSAVRLTHEPTGIQVAMQDQRSQQQNKDKAMMILRSRVYEKIASEQQNEYDSQRKNLVGTGDRSERIRTYNYPQNRVTDHRIGLTIQKLDRIMTGELDEIVDALLLADQANKLEELND, encoded by the coding sequence ATGTTTACAGACCAATTAGATTCATTTATTGCCCGCTATGCGGAAGTAACTGAGTTAATGAGTGACCCGGACGTGATTAATGACAATCAACGGTTCCGTGCTATCTCTAAAGAAGAAGCCGATTTAAGACCGAAAGTAGAAACATTTAGTCACTATAAAGATGTGATTCAAGCTATTGAAGATACTGAGGAATTATTAGCAGAGTCATCAGACGATGAAATGACTGAATTAGCAAAAGAAGAATTGAAAGAATTAAAAGCAGAACGTGACAATCTTGAAGAAGAGATTAAACGTTTAATGATTCCTTCAGATCCAAACGATGATAAAAACATCATCATGGAAATCCGTGGTGCAGCGGGTGGGGATGAAGCCCAATTGTTCGCTGGTGACTTGTATGAAATGTACAGCCGTTATGCAACTAGCCAAGGTTGGCGCGTTGAAGTTGTTGAATCATCTAGTAATGATATCGGTGGTTTCAAAGAAATCACTCTACAAATTCAAGGGGACAATGTATATTCTAAATTGAAATTTGAATCTGGCGCTCACCGTGTCCAACGTGTACCAGATACAGAGTCTCAAGGTCGTGTTCATACTTCTACTGCTACAGTGGGTGTCATGCCTGAACTTGAAGATATCGACTTCGATTTAGATGATGGTGATATCCGTATTGATATTTACCGTGCCTCTGGGGCCGGTGGTCAGCACGTTAACAAGACCTCTTCTGCCGTTCGTTTAACCCACGAACCAACAGGTATTCAAGTGGCTATGCAAGACCAACGTTCACAACAACAAAATAAAGATAAAGCAATGATGATCTTACGTTCGCGCGTATACGAAAAAATTGCTTCAGAGCAACAGAATGAATATGACTCACAACGTAAGAACTTAGTAGGTACCGGGGACCGTTCAGAACGTATCCGTACATACAACTATCCTCAAAATCGTGTGACTGATCACCGAATTGGTTTAACTATTCAAAAATTAGACCGTATCATGACAGGCGAATTGGATGAAATCGTTGACGCTTTATTATTAGCTGATCAAGCCAATAAGTTAGAGGAGTTAAATGATTAA
- the truB gene encoding tRNA pseudouridine(55) synthase TruB, whose product MDGILPLWKERGMTSHDCVFKVRKILKMKKVGHTGTLDPNVDGVLPICLGKGTKLVELLMDKTKVYTGEITLGFATTTEDLDGEVIAEKSLANPFKDDQIQALMHELTGHIIQIPPMYSAIKVKGKRLYEYAREGLEVERPEHPVFVHDFKLVGPSRFEDGKQVFAFEVVCGKGTYVRTLASDLGRKLGVPATMTSLTRDGSTPFSREDCLTLSQLAEAVEAEDYTWLVPVESALTAYPVWQVPAEDSHLVKLVENGSVLELATLPADLRDQLPVTAYIDDKLKALYDVHPSKDGKIKPSKMF is encoded by the coding sequence ATGGATGGCATTTTGCCTTTATGGAAAGAACGTGGCATGACGAGTCACGACTGTGTATTTAAAGTAAGAAAGATTTTAAAAATGAAGAAAGTTGGCCATACAGGGACTTTAGACCCTAATGTAGATGGGGTTTTACCGATTTGTTTAGGTAAGGGGACCAAATTGGTTGAATTGTTGATGGACAAAACCAAAGTTTATACTGGCGAAATTACACTAGGATTTGCAACGACAACTGAAGATTTAGACGGTGAAGTGATTGCTGAGAAATCCTTAGCCAATCCTTTTAAAGATGACCAGATTCAAGCATTGATGCATGAATTAACAGGTCATATCATCCAAATACCGCCCATGTATTCGGCGATTAAAGTCAAAGGGAAACGCCTGTATGAGTATGCCCGTGAAGGCCTTGAGGTTGAGCGACCTGAACACCCGGTATTTGTCCACGACTTCAAGTTAGTGGGTCCATCTCGTTTTGAGGACGGCAAGCAAGTTTTTGCTTTTGAGGTGGTTTGTGGCAAAGGGACCTATGTCCGCACTTTAGCTAGCGACTTAGGGCGAAAACTAGGGGTACCAGCGACGATGACTAGCCTAACTCGGGACGGATCAACCCCTTTTTCAAGGGAAGATTGTCTGACACTATCACAATTAGCAGAGGCAGTTGAAGCTGAGGATTATACTTGGTTGGTGCCAGTTGAATCGGCCTTAACAGCCTATCCAGTTTGGCAGGTTCCGGCTGAGGACAGCCACTTAGTGAAATTGGTGGAAAATGGGTCAGTCCTGGAATTAGCGACGTTACCTGCTGATTTAAGAGACCAATTACCGGTGACGGCTTATATCGACGACAAGTTAAAGGCGCTTTATGATGTCCATCCAAGTAAAGATGGTAAAATAAAACCAAGTAAAATGTTTTAA
- a CDS encoding Mur ligase family protein, translating into MKFKSQLATVAGRTSQQLLKRFTSGGTSLPGKIAQKIDPEILKALGENYRVVIITGTNGKTVTTALTVNILKQKFDHVMTNNSGSNMLQGITSSFIEDSGTKSKDKVAVLEVDEASLRHITEHIKPEVILTTNIFRDQMDRYGEIYTTYDFILQGAAKAKDAILMQNGDAPIFSSRKVDNKQVFFGFNTEDQSKDFLADNNTDGVICPNCEHVLHYHSITYSNLGDYFCPNCGVSRPTLTYQVEEINELTPESASFTIDGYQYSIPVAGLYNVYNALSAYSLGRYFGVSQADIAEGLQGAKRIFGRQEAINVEEHDLRINLIKNPVGLNQIIELCLLEKAPYTLISVLNDRPADGQDVSWIWDGNFEKLAEMDNVVASYVAGIRVADLSKRMAVAGFKEDQLIQLEDPKAIIETVKNAPTEKVYILATYTAMLAIRKELAELGYVKERMS; encoded by the coding sequence ATGAAATTTAAGAGTCAACTAGCAACAGTAGCTGGCCGTACGAGCCAACAGTTATTAAAGAGATTTACAAGCGGTGGTACTTCTCTACCCGGTAAAATTGCACAGAAAATTGATCCTGAGATCCTAAAAGCCTTAGGTGAGAATTACCGTGTAGTCATTATTACAGGTACCAACGGTAAAACAGTGACCACTGCCCTAACTGTCAATATTTTGAAACAAAAATTTGACCATGTCATGACTAACAATTCAGGGTCAAACATGCTGCAAGGTATTACCTCATCCTTCATTGAAGACTCTGGTACAAAGTCCAAGGATAAAGTCGCTGTTCTTGAAGTGGACGAAGCTTCTTTACGTCATATCACTGAACACATTAAACCAGAAGTGATTTTAACCACCAATATCTTCCGTGACCAAATGGACCGCTATGGTGAAATCTACACCACTTATGACTTTATCCTACAAGGTGCAGCAAAAGCGAAAGACGCTATTCTAATGCAAAACGGGGATGCCCCAATTTTCTCATCACGTAAAGTAGACAACAAGCAAGTTTTCTTTGGTTTCAACACTGAAGACCAATCAAAAGACTTCCTAGCTGACAACAATACGGATGGCGTTATTTGCCCAAACTGTGAACACGTTTTACACTACCATAGCATTACTTACAGCAACTTAGGTGACTACTTCTGTCCAAACTGTGGCGTTAGTCGTCCAACATTGACTTACCAAGTAGAAGAAATCAATGAATTAACACCGGAATCAGCTAGCTTTACAATTGATGGCTACCAATACAGTATTCCAGTTGCTGGTTTATATAATGTCTACAACGCCTTATCAGCTTACTCACTAGGACGTTATTTTGGTGTCAGCCAAGCAGATATCGCTGAAGGATTGCAAGGAGCTAAACGTATTTTCGGGCGTCAAGAAGCCATTAACGTGGAAGAGCACGACTTACGGATTAACCTTATCAAAAACCCTGTAGGTCTAAACCAAATCATCGAATTATGTCTTTTAGAAAAAGCACCATATACCCTGATTTCAGTTTTAAATGACCGTCCAGCTGACGGCCAAGATGTATCCTGGATTTGGGATGGAAACTTTGAAAAATTAGCCGAAATGGACAATGTTGTAGCTTCTTATGTGGCAGGTATTCGTGTGGCTGACTTATCTAAACGTATGGCAGTCGCTGGCTTTAAAGAAGACCAATTAATCCAGTTAGAAGATCCTAAAGCCATCATTGAAACAGTGAAAAATGCACCGACTGAAAAAGTCTATATCCTAGCGACTTATACAGCAATGCTTGCGATTAGAAAAGAACTAGCTGAATTAGGTTACGTGAAGGAGCGCATGAGTTAA
- the murA gene encoding UDP-N-acetylglucosamine 1-carboxyvinyltransferase: protein MTENMIVKGGRKLNGHVRVDGAKNAVLPLLAATLLADQGKSRITNASLLSDVYVMNDVLRNLNAQVDFDEENNEIIVDASSDLTTEAPFELVSKMRASIVVMGPLLSRYGHAKFAMPGGCAIGSRPIDLHVKGFEALGAKVTTTAGYVEASADKLVGANIYLDFPSVGATQNIMMAAALAEGTTIIENVAREPEIVDLANFINKMGGRVQGAGTDTIKIRGVESLEGTEHSVIPDRIEAGTFMVAAAITEGDVYIEDAISEHNQPLISKLRELGATITEDVSGVRVQGSTVLHQTKARTLPYPGFPTDIQSPFTVAQVLAEGTSEMEETVFENRFMHLEELRRMNANFNINGNTAVMNGPAKLQGAAVAASDLRSAAALILAGLKAEGMTKVSELIYLDRGYHSFDKKLQALGANVLRVDVDGKSDAELASLLD from the coding sequence ATGACGGAAAACATGATTGTTAAGGGTGGCCGTAAGTTAAATGGGCATGTAAGGGTTGATGGTGCAAAAAATGCTGTTTTACCTTTATTAGCAGCCACTTTATTAGCAGACCAAGGGAAAAGTCGCATTACCAATGCATCATTACTATCAGATGTATATGTAATGAACGATGTATTGCGTAACTTGAATGCGCAAGTTGATTTCGATGAAGAAAACAATGAAATTATCGTGGACGCTTCTAGTGATCTAACAACTGAAGCGCCATTTGAACTTGTTAGCAAAATGCGTGCTTCAATCGTTGTAATGGGGCCGTTATTGTCTCGTTATGGTCATGCTAAATTTGCTATGCCAGGTGGTTGCGCTATTGGTTCGCGTCCAATCGACTTACATGTCAAAGGATTTGAAGCTTTAGGTGCCAAAGTAACGACTACAGCAGGTTATGTTGAAGCAAGCGCTGATAAATTAGTGGGCGCCAACATTTATTTAGACTTCCCAAGTGTTGGGGCAACACAAAATATTATGATGGCTGCTGCATTAGCTGAAGGGACAACAATCATTGAGAACGTTGCCCGCGAACCTGAAATTGTCGACTTAGCCAACTTTATCAATAAAATGGGTGGTCGCGTTCAAGGTGCCGGTACAGATACCATTAAAATCCGCGGGGTTGAAAGCCTTGAAGGAACTGAACATTCTGTCATCCCTGACCGTATTGAAGCAGGGACATTTATGGTAGCTGCAGCCATTACTGAAGGTGACGTTTACATTGAAGACGCGATTTCAGAACACAACCAACCGCTAATTTCTAAATTAAGAGAATTAGGGGCGACAATTACTGAAGATGTGTCTGGTGTCCGTGTGCAAGGTTCTACCGTTTTGCATCAAACAAAAGCCAGAACCTTACCATATCCTGGTTTTCCGACTGATATTCAATCACCATTTACAGTTGCCCAAGTTTTAGCAGAAGGTACTTCAGAAATGGAAGAAACTGTTTTTGAAAACCGCTTTATGCACTTAGAAGAATTGCGTAGAATGAACGCTAACTTTAATATTAACGGCAATACAGCCGTTATGAATGGTCCTGCTAAACTACAAGGGGCAGCAGTAGCCGCTTCAGATTTACGTTCAGCAGCAGCCTTAATTTTAGCTGGTTTGAAGGCTGAAGGGATGACCAAAGTATCTGAATTGATATATTTAGACCGTGGTTACCATTCATTCGACAAGAAATTACAAGCCCTAGGTGCAAATGTACTTCGTGTGGATGTGGACGGGAAATCAGACGCAGAACTTGCTAGTTTACTAGATTAG
- a CDS encoding DNA-directed RNA polymerase subunit beta, whose protein sequence is MKYYHQYINHPWKKILFWGLLLVIVGFLLFIIGGLIGYSISSDQSAFNFLNPASWNHVLSFIR, encoded by the coding sequence ATGAAATATTATCATCAATATATCAACCACCCATGGAAGAAGATTTTATTTTGGGGATTACTGTTAGTGATTGTGGGCTTCCTACTATTCATTATCGGTGGTTTGATTGGATACAGCATATCGTCTGACCAATCAGCCTTCAATTTCTTAAACCCAGCTAGCTGGAACCATGTCCTCTCATTTATTCGTTAA
- a CDS encoding thymidine kinase yields the protein MAQLFFRYGAMNSGKSFEIIKVAHNYEEQNKHVLVYTSAVDNRAGVGNVSSRVGEERLARAIATETDVYEDLTTYMRENDQKIYCVLIDEAQFLSKDHIYQLARIVDELDIPVMAFGLKNDFLNNLFEGSKYLLLLADKIEEVKTICWFCAKKAIMNMRVADGKPVYEGEQVQIGGNEAYYPVCRKHYHHPPLKDGKIYIERNAGE from the coding sequence ATGGCTCAGTTATTTTTCCGTTACGGTGCGATGAATAGTGGTAAGTCTTTTGAAATCATTAAGGTAGCACATAACTATGAAGAACAAAACAAACATGTCTTGGTTTATACCAGCGCTGTTGATAACCGTGCAGGTGTCGGGAATGTGTCTAGTCGTGTGGGTGAAGAAAGATTAGCGCGCGCGATTGCGACGGAAACAGATGTGTATGAGGATTTAACCACTTATATGCGTGAGAACGACCAAAAAATCTATTGTGTTCTGATTGATGAAGCCCAGTTTTTATCAAAAGACCATATCTACCAATTGGCACGTATTGTTGACGAATTAGATATCCCAGTTATGGCTTTTGGCTTGAAAAATGACTTCTTAAATAACTTATTTGAAGGCTCTAAATACCTATTGCTTTTAGCTGACAAGATTGAAGAAGTGAAAACCATCTGTTGGTTCTGTGCCAAGAAAGCCATTATGAATATGCGTGTTGCTGACGGCAAACCTGTATACGAGGGTGAGCAAGTGCAAATTGGCGGAAATGAAGCCTATTACCCAGTTTGCCGTAAACATTATCACCATCCACCGTTGAAAGATGGTAAAATCTATATTGAGCGCAACGCTGGTGAATAA